The Bombyx mori chromosome 14, ASM3026992v2 DNA segment GAATACCGGCTTCTGCGGTCCTACACTGTTTGTGTTCATAATTGGGAagtcaatatatatatatatatatattaaatcgcAAGGCTTAGTAAATGGAAAATTACTAATACCTTTACTCACATGTGAGGCTTCTTCGTTATTGTTCAACTATctctctcaatttttttttaaaacataactGTACATAGCCACAGCCTAGCCATTAGTACTAcacttactggtagtaggacatcttgtgagttcgcgcgagtaggtaccaccgcccagcctatttctgccgtaaaacagtatagcgtctcggtttgaaaggtgggacagacgttgttactatactgagaactcatatctcaaggtgggtgatggcaattacgttatagatgtttatgggctccagcaaccacttaacaccaggtgggctgtgagctcgtccacccatctaagcaaaaaatatatatatctgaagtaataaaaaaaaccacaaaatgAAATTAGGAACTTGTCACTATCATTGGCAACATTTTTTGTCGTTTGTGcgtaacattttaaaatatttaaaatgctttatacttatactttaaaatatttaaaatgttatcaCGGAATTGTTGAGATAGTGCATTCACAAGCAAGGAATACATGGTTATGGAAACTTTAAAATTGCGGCATTAATTAACGCATGTTTATTGGTGTGAAATCGTTTTGCGTGTCCGCATCTTTACTGTTTGCTACAAATTGTTTTGTGGCTAAATTAGTAAGTGTGTAATTTCAAACAATCGAACTAGCCGTTTTAGATTTATCGCTGTGACAGCTTCACATGCTGTATCGGCACGTAGCAGACGTCACGCATTCGCAAAAGGGTATATTTTTATGGAATACGTAATTCTGTTTAACTTCATACGCGATGTCCATATTTGCCGAAGACTCTACGTCGTACATGCAAAGAGCGGGGTGCGTTTCCAATGGCACACCTATGGCGTATGAGAAAACTGCATTATTCAAAGTTGCTCTTTTTTTCATTTAGCGTTGTAGGGACATATtctggactggtggtaggacctcttatgagtcacacgggtaggtaccaccgcccctcctatttctgccgtgaagcagtaatgcgtttcggtttgaagggtggggcagccgttgtgactatactgagaccttagaactatatctcgaggtgtgtggtgcatttacgttgtagatgtctatgggcttcagtaaccactcaacaccaggtgggctgtgagctcgtccacacatctaagcaataaagaaataaaaaatacgttgtacaatatttttttattttcttttgattgcccttgtaggcagacgagcatacggcccacctaatgatgagtggttaccgtcgcccatggacttcagcaattccaggggcagagacaagccgctgcctaccgttaacatacatacatttcaGCTTATGCTCACTGAGTATTATACCAGCATGTAATGGCCAACTAGCATTTTTTCGTGGCGAGGTCGTATTGTAAGCGCATATAAGTAAATTCTACAACGTTTATACCTATTTGTCCATGTCTATCTATTGAGCATGGTTTATTCACGcaaatacttattttattataagaatACAATGCAATTATAGTTTTGTTACTAAAAAGGGGATAAATTTAACATACAGTTCATTGGAAACAGATTTCATTTCTAACGAAACAGGTCTTAGCAAATAGAGGGAGACATCGACTGATAGAAAATTTTTCTCGAGAGCTTTTTGGCTGCGAACAGACAGACGGATCCTTTGAGAGCTTTCTGCGAGGAAACGTTTTgtatatatagaaaataaatgtggGACAAACatagtgatttatttatttatttttcatgtcTCAATTTTTGGTACAgtctattttagtttattttttgtattagaaaatttattatattgccTAGTACAATAAAAgtacgtcgtggcctaaaggataagaggtcaggtgcattcgtatctagcgatgtaacgGCGGGTACccatttttaataatgaaatacgtacttaacaaatgttcacgattgacttccacggtgaaggaataacatcgtgtaataaaaattaaacctcaCGATCGTCTTACATGACCCTAGTTGCCTCGATTGACAATATTTAACCCGAAGTCCACactaagttttattaaaatattgttacaaaTACAAGAGACTTCCGTCTATTATGTAAGCGCAAAAGTAGTTAAAATAACTAATTCGTATAGTGTGATAAAGAAATGGTTCAAATTTTTAAGTAACTATTTAATCTTTACTAATGTATGGTATGCATTGGAGTCGAATGGCCAAAAATCGAGAATATTGGCaatctttagaggaggcctttgtcgagagacaagctgtttttaaaaccacaccgaacgccgaacggaataattgatattgattataagttgcacttaaattttatttattattaagtaatgtattaagttagtaattagtaagtaaaacagcaataaaggcttattattattattaatgtatggTCAGTGGTATTTGAATGCAGTGTTAGTGGAATGCAATGCGTTTCATAattgttgtttgtttaaaatCAGAAGAATTTGTTTACCTTTGTTGTAAACAAAACGCTTTATCCATTATAAGATGAAACATTCATTACTCTGTTGTTTCTTAGAGATACTCACATACACAGCCATGTTGCCGTCTAAAATCAGAACTGTgacaagattattttttttaatcagctTAACGGGTTTGGTAACGTACGTAGGATTGGCGTTTTATTCATTTCAAACCACTTTTAGTTCTGTGATGGAAACGGGAACTTCTGTCTACATTCTCAATAAGACAGAGAATTTCAATTCACGTCCGAAATCCATACTGCTGTGGACAACGAGTGATCATACGGAAAATCCCATAGGCGAAGGTCAGGAACCATTTATAAAGCAGAACTGTTTGTTTCTCAATTGCTTCATTACATCAAAGAAAAACAGTTTAAAAGATTACAAAAATTTTGATGCTGTCCTCTTTAATTTGAGTCTAGTAAAAGTCTGGAGAAAACTTAATTTACCACAAGACAGATCTTACAATCAAAAATACGTGTTTCATTCAATGCTACCATCAAACGAGAATCCGATGTGCAACAATGATCTGGATAATTATTTCAACTGGACTTGGTCTTATAAACTGTATTCGGATATTGTGACGCCGTTCATAGAAGTGCTAGATCTTGCAGGAAACATAGTAGCTCCTAATACAGACGTTGAGTGGTCCAATATGAAATCGAACGATAGTTTCATGATACCAGTGAAAAAATCTAAAGCGGTCGCATTGTATATAAAGAAATGTCAGCCAATGTTACGAAGGATGGCGTATAGTAAAGAATTGCAATACTTTTTGAAAGAGCATCACTTGGAGATGGATATTTTTGGTTGTGGTGGTATCAAATGTCCAACGGCAGAAGATTGTCGCAGTATTATCGAAAATTACCACTTTTATTTGGTTTACGAAGAAAGCATGTCCGAAGATTATTTAACCAATGAAGTGATGTATGCTTATGATAATTTCGCTGTGCCTATTGTCATCAGCGGTGTTGACTATACCAAGTAAGAAATTAGTTGTTCAGTTTCTTATTTTTTGTTGGTGTATTTCGTTTCTGATTTAAATTTACTCTTAGATAGAGATATTTAGTAAAAATCTTTTGCTTATTGTTTTAAGTACTCTGCATTTATTTTGAGCAAAACTACAGCGCagaaaattatattgttttgtttttttctgtaAATTGCCAATGTTCAATGTTTAGCTTTCGGCAGACCATTCCATCAACACCAAAGAAGTGTTTAAGCTTGTGCTAGGCCGAgggaaatatacaaaataaattaatagaattaaaGTTTAGCacaaaaaaacatcaaattgtgAATCCGATTCAAATAGGAACTTATTCTTTATATCAAACAAAGCCAACGCATAACGTGGCCGGCTGTAGCTAGCTTCTAAATAAGTCTAAAATATTTTCAGGTTTCTGCCACCTGTGTCTTATATAGACGCTGGTGCTATACATCCAGACAAATTGGCAGCCATCATAGACTACACTATTAGGAATCCATCAACATACAATGGCTACCACAGCTGGAGAAGCTCCTACAGCATTCGAGAAGTAAATCACCTGAGAGGTCTCTGTGATCTTTGTCGATTACTTAATAATGGCGGAAGAATGGTTGTTCATAGTACGTACGAGACTTTCAGAAAATGGTGGTTCTATGGATCGTTACGAGAAAGATGCTATCCGAAGGGTGCAGAAACATTTTCAGAGTTACTCTCTTATATCAATGTTACTTCTAAGAAGAAAAACTCTAACATTAAAGGACGATAcacttaaatgaaaatttataaattaactaatttgatttggtttgttgaaaattcatattaaatataGCGCTGTTTACATTTTTAGTAGAATACATTTACTTCTAAACTTAggtatattattttttccttaAAAGCATGCATAAAAGAATACTCATCATTGAACGGTCACAAAATGTCATCTATTATCTTTGTGCTAACCTTCCTACTAGTAAGTAATAAAAGGTTAAGTTTTGTGACTGAAGAATGGCGGGGAATGGATACCGCTCTTGTGAATcgacgtaataataataattgttatcaATCTGATTAATTAGTTAAGTAATTAGAACTGAGTAGCAGTCATAATACCCTTATCGGGATATCGGAGGTTCTCATGTGAAAAAACGACAATAATAATacagttaaaaattaaatagaaaccGAAGGTGATTTCTGATTCTAAACATAACAATTTATGATAACATTTTAAGTTTGTATAACTCAAATGTCTTTCATCGTGAATGTCGTTCGTGAACCTATTGACTTGGATTTATTTTGGTACCTACCAGAAGATTTGAACCACGGCTTGGTTACAATTGAAGCcacttttacattttattcccgccttttttattgtcattaaattatttccaaggtttcgaatattttacagttttagtGGTCACGAACGCAATCGTATCGTATAGACATGGGCGAATATAGTTCTAGAAAATAAAGCACACGATTAATTTATAATCAGaatgtaatttatgtaatttaattttttacaggtggtaggacctcttgtgtgtccgcgtgggtaggtaccaccaccctgcctatttctgccgtgaagcagcaatgcgtttcggtttgaagggcggggcagccgttgtaactatactgagaccttagaacttatatctccaggtggatggcgcatttacgttgtcgatgtctacgggctccagttaccacttaacaccaggtgggctgtgagctcgtccaccaatctaagcaataaaaaaaagtatttccaACATTTATTTAGAACAAGGGTATTTTAAAACGGATCTATCAATTATTGCtcttaaagttaatttaacaaaaactgtATAAATGAACATTTTTAAGCGAAACACTATTTTCGGAAACTTCATTTTACACTGTGGAACTAATCAAACAGTgcctttaaaacaaacaatttggCGCTGATTACCATACTGTAGGTAAGTAGGGCCAGTAACAAAGAGCTGATGAATATTCTAACAGCCAGAAAACCGATGCTAACTAGTTGCGACGGAATCCACTTGAGTTGCCGACGGTACACTATTGTATACGTTTTTGAGGATTCCCTGAATGTAATTATTCGAAGCACACGAATATAATAAGatttatgtatcttttaaactttttatacattttggaacgaagttccttataggacgatgcggaggggtaccctaaccgggacaaaacgtccgtaacgtaagatttttattatttatgtatagtcttagtatgatggctatacagtgtctagtgtatagtctacgtgatgacggttattattattatatattttttataaatcattgtgaataaaataaagttgataactttgtaaagtagttttattttatttttatcaataaaaaatcataataaaaaatgtataagtgtattattttctatatacctcgaatagaacttaaaattaatattttcataataaggaacttcattcctatccggtgtcccacgacaccacacatcttttataTGCTAGAACAGATGTAACATTTAGTGGAgcttaatgaaaatttaacgtTAGGTGAGTATCAAGAATGCTGAAACATTTTAAAGTGGCTTTTATGTTAagaattaaatttactattCGTTTGAGTATTTTGCAAATaaacttattttgtattatcaTTTACACGATCTATTTATCTGAAACAGTATTATAACGTTTTTCATGGCCGCTTCACATACGTCCTAAAAAGCGACTTGGCAAAACTTAATCAAGCAAGTCTGATGAATATTCTAGAAGGCTTGAAAGCACTCGACTATGAGAGGGCACCACTGAGCCCTCGCTTGAATTATGCCTGGTCAGATCGTCGGTGACTCTGAGACTTGTCATTTGAATAATGCTGCATTCGGAATTGAACTTTAAGCAATTTGCATTAGAGGCTTAGTTATATAATTTCGGGTGTTTTATACAATAATAGTTTTATGTTGTAAGTTTCCCAATATCAATGGAGAGAGGCTAATGAATATTCTAGAAGCCTTGATGTAGGCTTGTATTTAAGGGGACGCCCCGGCGCTCTTGTTTTATGCCTTGTCAGGCTTTCAGTGCCTGATACTTGACTTTTGAATAATCAAGATGTCAAAATTCATTACTGTCTAATatatatgaaatgaaatcaaagttatttttaaataaagcctGATCAAGTAAATTATCAGATGTTTTAGAGACTACAGAGTAAATGCTACATTCAATTTGCGTAGGAATaagtttattgttttatattattgagttattttttttattgttcttgtagacagacgagcatacggtccatatGATGGTGAGTCgctaccatcgcccatggacgtcagcaatgccaggggcacaaccaagccactgcctaccgataAACCGTTCACGGTTAGTATATTCGTTGTATCATGCAGGCAGCGGATAGTATCTCTGATTCCTTTCTCTTGATTAAAATGTTTAGAACTgcacaacaacaacaaattgaaatatttcttaAAGCTACTGTTCGAAACATAGCAACCCTATTTTCCTCACCGCGGCGGAAGCGGGGGAGAGGCGTGgagtgacaaaataaaacgacgTGCATCGACGAAAAAACGCACAATCATTGTCGGTCccgtaaaactgtattaactttAATCCGATTATTAAACCAGctttaaatacagtccacttttATTGAGATAAGCCTTGCACCCAACATCTCATCGCAACGGCGCCAACATATGGTCCTTCAAACCTCAACATAATCTGAAGAAGATTGTACATCGGGTCTTCCAAAGAAGTCTTTTGGAGCCTAGGACGCCTATCAACCTTCGTGGGTCTACATTCCACTGGAAATTCATCGCCACTGCTTAAAAAAGAAGATTTTCTGTTTTTTCAACGCCTACCTACACTTCAATTTCAAGCAGCGCCTAAGGTGGATTACCTTCGTGGAACGCCCATAATTATCTACAGAAGAAGTCCGAATCCAGCTCACcgacaacatttaaaaaacaacaatccAACAAACGTACAACATTGCCGCATCAGCTGAGTACAACACAACCAACACCATTATTCAAGGTCTCATAGGATCAAGTCACAGGAGGTTTACAAAGAAAAGATACGTAAGATCGTtccttatattttattctttccaTTCctcattaacattaacattcaTAACCATAACAATTAATTGCTACCGTCAACATTTTCACTACTAACAAAAAGTCCAAAGGTCATTCTTCTCATTTTTGCCAATCACTTTTTATGCTTCTCatgaagtttttattaaacacaaCATAAAATAACACAAGAGCTTTGCTTTTCACGCTTGTTCATTTCATCgctaatataatttacatttacacatttcgtttaaactattattgtaGTGTATCATT contains these protein-coding regions:
- the LOC101745702 gene encoding alpha-(1,3)-fucosyltransferase C, whose protein sequence is MKHSLLCCFLEILTYTAMLPSKIRTVTRLFFLISLTGLVTYVGLAFYSFQTTFSSVMETGTSVYILNKTENFNSRPKSILLWTTSDHTENPIGEGQEPFIKQNCLFLNCFITSKKNSLKDYKNFDAVLFNLSLVKVWRKLNLPQDRSYNQKYVFHSMLPSNENPMCNNDLDNYFNWTWSYKLYSDIVTPFIEVLDLAGNIVAPNTDVEWSNMKSNDSFMIPVKKSKAVALYIKKCQPMLRRMAYSKELQYFLKEHHLEMDIFGCGGIKCPTAEDCRSIIENYHFYLVYEESMSEDYLTNEVMYAYDNFAVPIVISGVDYTKFLPPVSYIDAGAIHPDKLAAIIDYTIRNPSTYNGYHSWRSSYSIREVNHLRGLCDLCRLLNNGGRMVVHSTYETFRKWWFYGSLRERCYPKGAETFSELLSYINVTSKKKNSNIKGRYT